From a single Piliocolobus tephrosceles isolate RC106 chromosome 21, ASM277652v3, whole genome shotgun sequence genomic region:
- the LOC111554010 gene encoding LOW QUALITY PROTEIN: zinc finger protein 568-like (The sequence of the model RefSeq protein was modified relative to this genomic sequence to represent the inferred CDS: substituted 2 bases at 2 genomic stop codons) has translation MAEGLKFKDVVIYFSQKEWECLHSARKDLYRDVMLENYGNLVLLGLSDTKPNVISLLKLKSEPWLVKRNETKEWCPDWEFGRETKNLSPKENIYEIRSPQQERVRVIREIRCQVDXQQGLQEGHFRQAVIPFTSMQCTAHREHQWIHTGEKSCECRKCKNAFRCQSCPIQHEIIHNKEKDPDCGECRKIFNSGSDLIKPQRLNESKNHSENNKCPFNRDSGITQPQSINTGEKPHKCKECGKAFHSSSQLSQHQRMHLGEKPYKCRECGKAFPSTAQLNLHQRIHTDEKYYECKECGKAFIRPSHLFRHXRIHTGEKPHKCKECGKAFRYDTQLSLHQIIHTGERRYECKECGKVCSCASQLSLHQRIHTGEKPHECKECGKAFISDSHLIRHQSVHTGEKPYKCKECGKSFRRGSELTRHQRAHTGEKPCECKECGKAFTCSTELVRHQKVHTGERPRKCKECGKAFLRKSELTHHERSHTGEKPYECKECRQAFGRGSELSRHQKIHSGEKPYECQQCGKAFIQASHLSQHQRIHSGTRSE, from the exons ATGGCAGAG GGCTTGAAGTTCAAAGATGTGGTCATTTACTTCTCTCAAAAGGAGTGGGAATGCTTGCACTCTGCTCGGAAGGATTTGTACCGAGATGTAATGTTGGAAAATTACGGCAACCTGGTCTTACTGG GGCTTTCTGATACTAAGCCAAATGTGATCTCCTTGTTGAAGCTGAAGAGCGAGCCCTGGTTGGTTAAGAGGAATGAGACAAAAGAATGGTGTCCAG ATTGGGAGTTTGGAAGAGAAACCAAGAATTTATCTCCAAaggaaaacatttatgaaattagATCACCGCAACAGGAGAGGGTCAGAGTTATCAGAGAAATCAGATGCCAGGTGGACTGACAACAGGGTCTCCAGGAGGGACATTTCAGACAAGCTGTAATACCATTTACTTCCATGCAGTGCACAGCCCATAGAGAACATCAGTggattcatactggagagaaatccTGTGAATGCAGGAAATGTAAGAATGCTTTCAGGTGCCAGTCATGTCCTATTCAACATGAAATAATTCATAATAAGGAAAAAGACCCTGACTGTGGAGAATGTAGGAAAATCTTTAATAGTGGATCAGACTTGATTAAGCCTCAGAGGCTTAATGAAAGCAAAAACCATAGTGAAAATAACAAATGTCCCTTTAATCGTGATTCTGGAATTACTCAACCTCAGAGCATtaatactggagagaaacctcataaatgtaaggaatgtgggaaagcctttcaTTCCAGCTCACAACTTAGTCAGCATCAGAGGATGCATCTTGGCGAGAAACCCTATAAGTGTAGggagtgtgggaaagcctttcCATCCACCGCACAGCTTAATCTACACCAGAGGATCCATACTGATGAGAAATACTATGAATGTAAGGAGTGTGGGAAGGCCTTTATCCGTCCCTCACACCTTTTTCGACATTGAAGAATCCATACTGGTGAGAAACCCCataaatgtaaggaatgtgggaaggctTTTCGTTATGACACACAACTGAGCCTTCATCAGATAATCCATACTGGTGAGAGACGCTATGAATGCAAGGAGTGTGGGAAGGTGTGCAGTTGTGCCTCACAGCTGAGTCTACatcaaagaattcatactggtgagaaaccccatgaatgtaaggaatgtgggaaagcctttatcTCTGATTCACATCTTATTCGACATCAGAGTGTCCATACTGGGGAGAAACCCTATAAGTGTAAGGAATGTGGCAAGTCCTTCCGTCGTGGCTCAGAACTTACCCGACATCAGAGAGCTCACACTGGTGAGAAACCCTGTGAGTGTAAGGAATGTGGAAAGGCCTTTACTTGTAGCACAGAACTTGTTCGACATCAAAAAGTTCACACTGGGGAGAGACCGCGTAagtgtaaggaatgtgggaaggctTTTCTTCGAAAGTCAGAACTCACTCATCATGAGAGAAGTCACACTGGTGAGAAACCCTATGAGTGTAAGGAGTGTAGGCAGGCCTTTGGTCGTGGTTCAGAACTTAGTCGACACCAGAAAATTCATTCTGGTGAGAAACCGTATGAATGTCAGCAGTGTGGAAAGGCCTTTATTCAGGCCTCACACCTTAGTCAACATCAAAGAATTCATTCAGGAACCAGgagtgaatga